CTCGGGCTCGGCTGTGGTGCGGATCGCGGGGAGGCGGGTGAAGAGCTCGCGGAACATGATCTTTATTTCCTGGCGGGCCAGGTTGGCGCCGAGGCAGAAGTGGGGGCCGGGGCCGCCGAAGCCGACGTGGGGGTTGGGGGTGCGGGTGATGTCGTAGCGGCCGGGGTCGGGGAAGACGTCCTCGTCGCGGTTGGCGGAGCCGTAGAACAGGACGACCTTGTCGCCGGGGGTCAGAGAAGTGCCTCTGAGTTCGTACGGCTCGGTGACGGTGCGGCGGAACTGCATGATCGGGGAGACGATCCTGACGGTCTCCTCGATGGCGCCGGCGATGTGGGTGTCGAAGTCGCCGGTCAGGCGGTCGCGGGCCTCGGGGGTGTCGGTGATGAGCTTCAGGCCGTGGGCCATGGTGTTGCGTGCGGTCTCGTTGCCGGCGACGAGCAGGAGCGTGAAGAACGAGCCGAGCTCGCGAGGGGTGAGGCGTTCGCCGTCGACGTTGGCGGTCACCAACGCGGAGACCAGGTCGCCGCCGGGGTTCTTCTCGCGTTCGCGGCCGAGCTCGATGACGAGACGTTGCAGGGAGAACAGCGCGGCCATGTTGCGGCCCGCCATCGCGACGGTGCGGGGGAGGCTCATGCGGACGCCGGTGTAGGCGGTGGAGACGTCGACGTGCCGGTGGACCTTGGCGCGGATGGCGTCGGGGACGCCGACCATGTCGCAGATGACGTGGATGGGGAGCCGCGCGGCGACCTGGGTCACGAAGTCCCTCGGTCCTTCGGCGATGACGTCGTCGACGATGCGGGTGGCGGCCTCGCGGATGTCGTCGTCCAGTTTGGC
The window above is part of the Sphaerisporangium rubeum genome. Proteins encoded here:
- a CDS encoding cytochrome P450; the encoded protein is MGLVTTAVETGIDLADLAFWNRPPGERERDFARLRRLDHLAFFPERRVPLLRSGKGFHALVRHADVVEASRNAKVFSSEPAVTNPEPPGWVKHVFGDSMVNLDDPRHARLRRIVSRAFSPKMLAKLDDDIREAATRIVDDVIAEGPRDFVTQVAARLPIHVICDMVGVPDAIRAKVHRHVDVSTAYTGVRMSLPRTVAMAGRNMAALFSLQRLVIELGREREKNPGGDLVSALVTANVDGERLTPRELGSFFTLLLVAGNETARNTMAHGLKLITDTPEARDRLTGDFDTHIAGAIEETVRIVSPIMQFRRTVTEPYELRGTSLTPGDKVVLFYGSANRDEDVFPDPGRYDITRTPNPHVGFGGPGPHFCLGANLARQEIKIMFRELFTRLPAIRTTAEPELLLSNFDNSVRHQAFTF